The DNA region GGGCGCGGTCGAGATCATCTTCCGCAAGGATATTGCCGATCCGGAGAAGATCGCCGCCCATACGAAAATGTACGAGGACAGGTTCCTGTCGCCCTTCGTCGCTGCCGAGCGCGGTTATATCGACGAGGTGATCATGCCGCATTCGACCCGGCGGCGGCTGGCGCGCGGTCTGAAGATGCTGCGCAACAAGGATCTCGCCAATCCCTGGAAAAAACACGACAATATCCCGCTCTGATATCCGGCCGCGTGTTGCCTGCTGTCGAAAAAGTGAACGGCCGTCAGCGATCCGTGTGTTCAATCGCGGCCGGGGACGGGCTAACGCTCGGCTGCAATTTCTTTAATGGAGAGGTTTAATGTCAACTTTCGAGCGTCTTTCCGCCTATCGCCCCTATGGGCTGGCCGCTCTCAGAATCATCACTGCACTGCTGTTCATCGAGCATGGCACGATGAAGCTTTTCGCCTTTCCGGCTGCGCAGATGCCAGGCCCGCTGCCGCCATTGATGCTTTTCGCGGCTCTTCTGGAGCTTGTCGGCGGTCTCCTCATTCTGGTCGGCCTGCTGACGCGTCCGGTCGCCTTCCTGCTGGCCGGCCAAATGGCGGTCGCTTATTTCATGGCGCATGCCCCGAACAGCTTCTTCCCGGCCCTCAACCAGGGCGACGCCGCGATCTTGTTCTGCTTCGTCTTCCTCTACCTGTTTTTCTCCGGTCCCGGCGCTTTTGCGGTCGATAACCGCAAGATGGCTTGAAACGGACAATGACTGCGGGGCGTTTCGGCGCCCCGCAGCATTTCGGAATCAGGCGGTGAGCTTGAGGCCGGCGATGCCGGTGACGATCAGCGCGATGCAGGCGAGACGGGAGACACTTGCCCCATCACCAAGCAGCCAAATGCCGAGGAGCACGGTGCCGACCGTGCCGATGCCGGTCCAGACCGCATAGGCGGTGCCGATCGGAAGATACCTCACCGCCAGGCCAAGCAGGACGACGCTCACGACCATTGAAATGACGGTCAGCGCCGTCGGCAGCGGCCGCGTGAAACCCTCGGTGTATTTAAGGCCGATCGCCCAGCCACATTCGAAAAGACCGGCGAGAAAAAGCAGAAACCAGGCCATACGCCTCTCCTTGTTCAAGAGCGAGGCCGTCCCCGCGACGGTTGCATCCTCTGGACGCCGCAGTCGTCTGCGATAGTGCCTATATCAGTGAGGGAACGGCCGTCTTCAAGGTAGGAATCGGCATGGCTGCCATGCCACCCGTTTCTTGCCGGCCTGCGGAGGAGATCATGGCCGGCCGCCGGCCTCGCTGGAAAGGTTCTTGGCGCGGCGGCAGAGGCGATCGAAGGTCTCGAGGAATCGCGAGCGGTCTTTCGGGCTGAAGGCGGCGTTGTAACCTTTGCTTTCCCCGGTTTCGCGCAGATGCGCACCAAGATCGCGCATGGCGCTCGCCATGCCGATATTGGTTTCATCGAAGACACGTCCGGTCGGGCCGCTGACGAAAGCGCCGGTCGCGACGCAGCGTACGGCCAGCGGCACGTCGGCAGTAACGACGACGTCGCCCGCGCCTGCGCGCTCGGCGATCCAGTTATCGGCGGCATCGAAGGCGTTGGAAACGATGACGTTGTGGATCATGGGATCGCGGGACGGGCGCAGGCCGGAATTGGCGACGAAGGTAACTTCAAGGCCGTGGCGTTCGGCAACCTTCAGGATTTCCGGCTTCACCGGGCAGGCATCGGCGTCGACATAGATCATGGCGGTATCCTCATGCCGGATGAATGGCAGGCTGTCTGACCATATCGACATGGGGAATGCCGTCTTCCAGATATTCCTGTGACGTCCCGACAAAGCCGAAGGATTCATAGAAGCGGCGCAGATGGGCCTGCGCCGACAAGGCGATCGGATTTGCCGGATAAAGCCGCTCACAGGCGGTGATCGATTCGCGCACCAATGCATCGCCCAGACGTTTGCCGCGATGGGCAGGCGAGACGACGACGCGGCCGATCTTTGACGGCTCCTGTGGCTCATGTGGTTTCAGGATCCGCGCCGCCGCCAGGAGGTCACCGCCCTCCAGCAGTCGCAGATGCAGAGCATCGATGTCCTTGCCGTCGAGTTCCGGATAGGGACAGTTCTGCTCGACGACGAAGACATCGACCCGCATTCGAAGGAGGTCGTAGAGCTCCCGCGCGGGGAGCTCATCGAAATGCCTGAGATCGACCCGGTAGTTGGCTGCCGCCATCAGTACACCACCACGCCGCGGATGCTTTCGCCCTTGTGCATCAAGTCGAAGCCCTTGTTGATGTCTTCGAGCGGCATCGTGTGGGTGATCATCGGATCGATCTGGATCTTGCCCTGCATGTACCAGTCGACGATCTTCGGCACGTCGGTGCGGCCGCGCGCGCCGCCGAAGGCGGTGCCCATCCAGTTGCGGCCGGTCACCAGCTGGAATGGCCGCGTCGAGATTTCCTGGCCGGCGCCGGCAACGCCGATGATGACCGGTTTGCCCCAGCCGCGATGCGAAGCTTCCAGCGCCTGGCGCATCACCTTGGTATTGCCGGTGCAGTCGAAGGTGTAGTCGGCGCCGCCGATCAGGTCGCCGTTGCGCTTGGTCATGTTGACCAGATGGGGAACGATGTCGTCGCCGACCTCCTTCGGATTGACGAAATGCGTCATGCCGAACTTCTCGCCCCAGGCCTTGCGATCCGGGTTGATATCGACGCCGATGATCATGTCGGCGCCGGCAAGCCGCAGCCCCTGCAGCACGTTGAGGCCGATGCCGCCGAGACCGAAGACGATCGCCGTCGATCCGATCTCGACCTTGGCGGTGTTGATGACGGCGCCGATGCCTGTGGTGACGCCGCAGCCGATGTAGCAGACCTTGTCGAAGGGCGCGTCGGGATTGATCTTGGCGAGCGCGATCTCCGGCAGCACCGTGTAGTTGGCGAAGGTCGAGCAGCCCATATAGTGATGGATCTTGTCCTTGCCGATCGAGAAGCGGCTCGTGCCGTCCGGCATCACGCCCTGACCCTGGGTTGATCGAATCGAGGTGCAGAGATTGGTCTTGCGCGACGTGCAGGAATAACACTCGCGGCATTCCGGTGTATAAAGCGGGATGACGTGATCGCCCTTCTTCACCGAGGTCACACCCGGGCCGACATCGACGACGATGCCGGCGCCCTCATGGCCGAGGATGGCCGGAAACAGGCCTTCCGGATCGGCGCCCGACAGGGTGAAATCATCGGTGTGGCAGATGCCGGTCGCCTTGACTTCCACCAGCACTTCGCCGGCCTTCGGGCCGTCGAGTTGCACGGTCATCACTTCGAGCGGTTTTCCAGCCTGAACGGCAACGGCGGCGCGAACGTCCATCTTCCCAAATCTCCCTTGTAACATTATCAGACGAACCTTGGCATGTCAGGCAAGCCGGGCTCAAGAGAAAACGCCGACCGGCACTGCTGCCGCCCCTGCCGTGTTCCTTCAGGCGAATTCCATGATCACGGCATCGACGG from Rhizobium sp. NLR16a includes:
- a CDS encoding GNAT family N-acetyltransferase; the encoded protein is MAAANYRVDLRHFDELPARELYDLLRMRVDVFVVEQNCPYPELDGKDIDALHLRLLEGGDLLAAARILKPHEPQEPSKIGRVVVSPAHRGKRLGDALVRESITACERLYPANPIALSAQAHLRRFYESFGFVGTSQEYLEDGIPHVDMVRQPAIHPA
- a CDS encoding YaiI/YqxD family protein, giving the protein MIYVDADACPVKPEILKVAERHGLEVTFVANSGLRPSRDPMIHNVIVSNAFDAADNWIAERAGAGDVVVTADVPLAVRCVATGAFVSGPTGRVFDETNIGMASAMRDLGAHLRETGESKGYNAAFSPKDRSRFLETFDRLCRRAKNLSSEAGGRP
- a CDS encoding S-(hydroxymethyl)glutathione dehydrogenase/class III alcohol dehydrogenase — encoded protein: MDVRAAVAVQAGKPLEVMTVQLDGPKAGEVLVEVKATGICHTDDFTLSGADPEGLFPAILGHEGAGIVVDVGPGVTSVKKGDHVIPLYTPECRECYSCTSRKTNLCTSIRSTQGQGVMPDGTSRFSIGKDKIHHYMGCSTFANYTVLPEIALAKINPDAPFDKVCYIGCGVTTGIGAVINTAKVEIGSTAIVFGLGGIGLNVLQGLRLAGADMIIGVDINPDRKAWGEKFGMTHFVNPKEVGDDIVPHLVNMTKRNGDLIGGADYTFDCTGNTKVMRQALEASHRGWGKPVIIGVAGAGQEISTRPFQLVTGRNWMGTAFGGARGRTDVPKIVDWYMQGKIQIDPMITHTMPLEDINKGFDLMHKGESIRGVVVY
- a CDS encoding DoxX family protein; this translates as MSTFERLSAYRPYGLAALRIITALLFIEHGTMKLFAFPAAQMPGPLPPLMLFAALLELVGGLLILVGLLTRPVAFLLAGQMAVAYFMAHAPNSFFPALNQGDAAILFCFVFLYLFFSGPGAFAVDNRKMA
- the sugE gene encoding quaternary ammonium compound efflux SMR transporter SugE: MAWFLLFLAGLFECGWAIGLKYTEGFTRPLPTALTVISMVVSVVLLGLAVRYLPIGTAYAVWTGIGTVGTVLLGIWLLGDGASVSRLACIALIVTGIAGLKLTA